A window of Pan paniscus chromosome 10, NHGRI_mPanPan1-v2.0_pri, whole genome shotgun sequence contains these coding sequences:
- the SMUG1 gene encoding single-strand selective monofunctional uracil DNA glycosylase isoform X1, with translation MPQAFLLGSIHEPAGALMEPQPCPGSLAESFLEEELRLNAELSQLQFSEPVGIIYNPVEYAWEPHRNYVTRYCQGPKEVLFLGMNPGPFGMAQTGVPFGEVSMVRDWLGIVGPVLTPPQEHPKRPVLGLECPQSEVSGARFWGFFRNLCGQPEVFFHHCFVHNLCPLLFLAPSGRNLTPAELPAKQREQLLGICDAALCRQVQLLGVRLVVGVGRLAEQRARRALAGLMPEVQVEGLLHPSPRNPQANKGWEAVAKERLNELGLLPLLLK, from the exons ATGCCCCAGGCTTTCCTGCTGGGGTCCATCCATGAGCCTGCAGGTGCCCTGATggagccccagccctgccctggaagCTTGGCTgagagcttcctggaggaggagcttCGGCTCAATGCTGAGCTGAGCCAGCTGCAGTTTTCGGAGCCTGTGGGCATCATCTACAATCCCGTGGAGTATGCATGGGAGCCACATCGCAACTACGTGACTCGCTACTGCCAGGGCCCCAAGGAAGTACTCTTCCTGGGCATGAACCCTGGACCTTTTGGCATGGCCCAGACTGGG GTGCCCTTTGGGGAAGTAAGCATGGTCCGGGACTGGTTGGGCATTGTGGGGCCTGTGCTGACCCCTCCCCAAGAGCATCCTAAACGACCAGTGCTGGGACTGGAGTGCCCACAGTCAGAAGTGAGTGGTGCCCGATTCTGGGGCTTTTTCCGGAACCTCTGTGGACAGCCTGAGGTCTTCTTCCATCACTGTTTTGTCCACAATCTATGCCCTCTGCTTTTCCTGGCTCCCAGCGGGCGCAACCTTACTCCTGCTGAGCTGCCTGCCAAGCAGCGAGAACAGCTTCTTGGGATCTGTGATGCAGCCCTCTGCCGGCAGGTGCAGCTACTGGGGGTGCGGCTGGTGGTGGGAGTTGGGCGACTGGCAGAGCAGCGGGCACGACGGGCTCTGGCAGGCCTGATGCCAGAGGTCCAGGTGGAAGGGCTCCTGCATCCCTCTCCCCGTAACCCACAGGCCAACAAGGGCTGGGAGGCAGTGGCCAAGGAAAGATTGAATGAGCTGGGGCTGCTGCCACTGCTGTTGAAATGA
- the SMUG1 gene encoding single-strand selective monofunctional uracil DNA glycosylase isoform X2: MPQAFLLGSIHEPAGALMEPQPCPGSLAESFLEEELRLNAELSQLQFSEPVGIIYNPVEYAWEPHRNYVTRYCQGPKEVLFLGMNPGPFGMAQTGVPFGEVSMVRDWLGIVGPVLTPPQEHPKRPVLGLECPQSEGPRQSMGHEIQSELMGGCSWIRGKIQCGRVKVRRPGFSSQL; this comes from the exons ATGCCCCAGGCTTTCCTGCTGGGGTCCATCCATGAGCCTGCAGGTGCCCTGATggagccccagccctgccctggaagCTTGGCTgagagcttcctggaggaggagcttCGGCTCAATGCTGAGCTGAGCCAGCTGCAGTTTTCGGAGCCTGTGGGCATCATCTACAATCCCGTGGAGTATGCATGGGAGCCACATCGCAACTACGTGACTCGCTACTGCCAGGGCCCCAAGGAAGTACTCTTCCTGGGCATGAACCCTGGACCTTTTGGCATGGCCCAGACTGGG GTGCCCTTTGGGGAAGTAAGCATGGTCCGGGACTGGTTGGGCATTGTGGGGCCTGTGCTGACCCCTCCCCAAGAGCATCCTAAACGACCAGTGCTGGGACTGGAGTGCCCACAGTCAGAA GGACCAAGACAAAGCATGGGACATGAAATTCAGAGTGAACTTATGGGAGGCTGCAGCTGGATCAGAGGAAAAATCCAGTGTGGCAGAGTGAAAGTCAGAAGACCTGGCTTTTCATCCCAGCTTTGA
- the SMUG1 gene encoding single-strand selective monofunctional uracil DNA glycosylase isoform X3 codes for MVRDWLGIVGPVLTPPQEHPKRPVLGLECPQSEVSGARFWGFFRNLCGQPEVFFHHCFVHNLCPLLFLAPSGRNLTPAELPAKQREQLLGICDAALCRQVQLLGVRLVVGVGRLAEQRARRALAGLMPEVQVEGLLHPSPRNPQANKGWEAVAKERLNELGLLPLLLK; via the coding sequence ATGGTCCGGGACTGGTTGGGCATTGTGGGGCCTGTGCTGACCCCTCCCCAAGAGCATCCTAAACGACCAGTGCTGGGACTGGAGTGCCCACAGTCAGAAGTGAGTGGTGCCCGATTCTGGGGCTTTTTCCGGAACCTCTGTGGACAGCCTGAGGTCTTCTTCCATCACTGTTTTGTCCACAATCTATGCCCTCTGCTTTTCCTGGCTCCCAGCGGGCGCAACCTTACTCCTGCTGAGCTGCCTGCCAAGCAGCGAGAACAGCTTCTTGGGATCTGTGATGCAGCCCTCTGCCGGCAGGTGCAGCTACTGGGGGTGCGGCTGGTGGTGGGAGTTGGGCGACTGGCAGAGCAGCGGGCACGACGGGCTCTGGCAGGCCTGATGCCAGAGGTCCAGGTGGAAGGGCTCCTGCATCCCTCTCCCCGTAACCCACAGGCCAACAAGGGCTGGGAGGCAGTGGCCAAGGAAAGATTGAATGAGCTGGGGCTGCTGCCACTGCTGTTGAAATGA